In Tessaracoccus flavus, the following are encoded in one genomic region:
- a CDS encoding GNAT family N-acetyltransferase, which translates to MTWIPAEVEPPSRVDLPTGHHLRPIRESDIDIDYPAVMGSRERLWEKYGEAWGWPLATMTREEDQADLARHEAEIAAKETFNYAVLPEGEDRLLGCVYLDPPEDDCPPGTDVLTSWWVVDDEAGGELEKALDEFVPRWLRDVWGFRQPHVDP; encoded by the coding sequence ATGACGTGGATTCCCGCCGAAGTCGAACCGCCGTCCCGGGTGGACCTACCCACCGGGCATCACCTGCGTCCGATTCGTGAGTCGGACATCGACATCGACTATCCCGCGGTCATGGGCTCGCGGGAGCGGCTGTGGGAGAAGTACGGCGAGGCCTGGGGGTGGCCGCTGGCGACAATGACTCGGGAGGAGGACCAAGCTGATCTGGCGCGACACGAGGCGGAGATCGCCGCGAAGGAGACGTTCAATTACGCGGTTCTGCCAGAGGGGGAGGATCGGCTGCTTGGCTGCGTCTATCTCGATCCGCCGGAGGACGACTGCCCGCCGGGGACCGACGTGCTCACGTCGTGGTGGGTGGTGGACGACGAGGCGGGCGGCGAGTTGGAGAAGGCGTTGGATGAGTTCGTGCCGCGGTGGTTGCGCGACGTGTGGGGTTTCCGCCAGCCGCACGTCGATCCGTGA
- a CDS encoding VWA domain-containing protein, translated as MTRRHLLSAAAALALAAASVAPVAADESLAPEQTKVVLVLDASASMNEPDPSGVTKLEAAKTALIGALGSLPEDADVGLRVYGATVDGPGRTPAECADSQLVHPIEPLDEQGLTAAIQSFDAVGETPIAYSLLEAAKDLGPDGKRHIILVSDGEERCVPDPCVAIQDISDAGIGLQIDTVGFGVGDAAREQLKCIAEAGAGTYYDAADAGTLTTTLTTLSTRTARPFTVQGTPVEGTPTPEAAPLLEVGQYVDTSASSTQGTTTKYYRVPRTQPGSTIRVSMIGRLPTAKDGVNRGRWDWRLSTPDGIECSSRWALADDRQRLGVIATGTVVAVQLDPRAQQPTKSAEACAEAEELIYEVTRAKAKTAATTDVEIRVTEEAPAADAASLPDGVSSVPTSNADQLTSPASGTPVNVVGGASFNDALAVEPGTYVTDIVPGELVLFKTHVGWGQEAILAVDGPDPTFAPLQGLGPNDWMSVAGNVYAPDLSQMDSLEAQNAARYRVMEGGFDRQGSPDINQVPQVNFRNRWDSPRMYFSNSDGFAMAGDYYFAVGLGELRDEKLRGVPVPITFSIAVTGEVQGAPEYVEADAEPRPSPTDEPTPSSEPTPEPTEAATATEIPADPTDDGTDEPAAEAEPSGSALPLIGGALLVVGAVGAGVYAVMRRR; from the coding sequence ATGACTCGCCGCCACCTTCTGTCCGCCGCCGCGGCCCTCGCGCTCGCTGCCGCCAGCGTCGCGCCCGTTGCCGCCGATGAGTCGCTGGCCCCCGAGCAGACCAAGGTTGTGTTGGTGCTTGACGCGTCCGCATCGATGAACGAGCCCGATCCTTCCGGCGTCACCAAGCTCGAAGCCGCCAAGACCGCCCTCATCGGGGCGCTGGGATCGCTGCCTGAGGACGCCGACGTGGGTCTGCGCGTCTACGGGGCCACCGTCGACGGCCCCGGCCGGACCCCGGCGGAGTGCGCCGACTCTCAACTCGTCCACCCGATCGAACCCCTCGACGAGCAGGGCCTCACTGCCGCCATCCAGTCTTTCGATGCGGTCGGTGAGACCCCCATCGCCTACTCGCTATTGGAGGCGGCCAAGGATCTGGGCCCCGACGGTAAGCGACACATCATCCTCGTCTCCGACGGCGAGGAGCGCTGCGTCCCCGACCCGTGCGTCGCGATCCAGGACATCAGCGACGCCGGGATCGGGCTGCAGATCGACACCGTCGGCTTCGGCGTCGGTGATGCGGCGCGCGAACAGTTGAAGTGCATCGCCGAAGCGGGGGCCGGCACCTACTACGACGCTGCCGACGCCGGAACGTTGACCACCACACTGACCACCCTCTCCACCCGCACAGCGCGCCCGTTCACGGTGCAGGGCACCCCCGTCGAGGGCACACCCACGCCGGAAGCCGCCCCCCTCCTGGAGGTGGGGCAGTACGTGGACACCTCCGCCTCGTCCACCCAGGGCACGACGACCAAGTACTACCGCGTCCCACGCACCCAGCCCGGCTCCACGATCCGCGTGAGCATGATCGGCCGCCTGCCTACCGCCAAGGACGGGGTCAACCGAGGACGGTGGGATTGGCGCCTATCGACGCCCGACGGTATCGAGTGTTCGAGCCGCTGGGCCCTGGCAGACGACAGGCAACGACTGGGTGTGATCGCCACCGGCACCGTCGTCGCCGTGCAACTTGACCCGCGGGCTCAGCAGCCCACCAAGAGCGCGGAAGCCTGCGCCGAGGCCGAGGAGCTGATCTACGAGGTGACACGCGCCAAGGCCAAGACCGCGGCGACCACCGATGTCGAGATCCGGGTCACAGAAGAGGCCCCGGCCGCCGATGCCGCCTCACTTCCCGATGGCGTCTCGTCCGTGCCCACGAGCAACGCCGACCAGCTGACCTCCCCAGCCTCGGGGACGCCTGTGAACGTCGTTGGCGGTGCAAGCTTCAACGACGCCCTGGCCGTCGAGCCCGGTACCTACGTGACGGACATCGTCCCCGGCGAACTGGTGCTGTTCAAGACCCACGTCGGCTGGGGGCAGGAGGCGATCCTCGCAGTCGACGGACCGGACCCGACGTTCGCGCCGCTCCAGGGTCTGGGGCCCAACGACTGGATGAGCGTCGCCGGCAACGTCTATGCCCCCGACCTCAGCCAGATGGACTCCCTCGAAGCGCAGAACGCCGCGAGGTACCGCGTCATGGAGGGTGGTTTTGACCGCCAAGGCAGCCCCGACATTAACCAGGTTCCGCAGGTGAACTTCCGCAACCGGTGGGATTCGCCCCGCATGTACTTCTCGAACAGCGACGGCTTCGCGATGGCAGGCGACTACTACTTCGCCGTCGGCCTCGGGGAACTCCGCGATGAGAAGCTCCGCGGCGTTCCTGTACCGATCACCTTCTCCATCGCAGTCACCGGCGAGGTGCAGGGAGCGCCGGAGTATGTCGAGGCCGACGCTGAGCCACGTCCCTCCCCCACCGACGAGCCGACCCCCAGCTCGGAGCCCACGCCGGAGCCGACGGAGGCGGCCACGGCGACTGAGATCCCCGCCGATCCGACCGACGATGGCACCGACGAGCCTGCCGCAGAGGCAGAGCCCTCTGGCTCGGCGCTGCCGCTCATCGGCGGGGCGCTGCTCGTCGTCGGAGCCGTGGGCGCCGGGGTCTACGCCGTCATGCGCCGTCGTTAG
- a CDS encoding helix-turn-helix domain-containing protein, translating into MNATSPAAETPDNINRQTQRELYGEPIADIVGRITSALGLTQGRLAEVIGLSAPMLSQLVSARRVKIGNPAVLARLQSLADLAVGPALSLEEREARLAAIHDEQPTMSTMRDAGAVHALRAAAPSEELQRLAQQTTAPELAALLRLAAGPSSHG; encoded by the coding sequence GTGAATGCCACCAGCCCAGCCGCGGAGACGCCCGACAACATCAACCGCCAGACGCAGCGAGAGCTCTACGGCGAGCCGATTGCCGACATCGTCGGACGCATCACGTCGGCACTGGGTCTCACTCAGGGGCGCCTCGCCGAGGTCATCGGGCTCTCCGCGCCGATGCTGTCGCAGCTGGTCAGCGCTCGCCGGGTGAAGATCGGTAATCCGGCGGTGCTCGCACGCCTTCAGTCCCTGGCCGATCTGGCCGTCGGCCCGGCCCTCTCCTTGGAGGAGAGGGAGGCACGGCTGGCCGCGATCCACGACGAGCAACCCACCATGTCGACGATGCGCGACGCCGGCGCAGTCCACGCCCTGCGCGCGGCCGCGCCGTCGGAGGAATTGCAACGGCTGGCGCAGCAGACGACGGCTCCAGAACTGGCGGCCCTACTGCGGCTGGCGGCTGGCCCCTCCAGCCATGGCTGA
- a CDS encoding serine/threonine-protein kinase, translating into MAELFAGRYLLLEPIGEGGMGTVWRVEDLKRNRVVAAKILRQSHSTSLLRFVREQSLRIHHPHVLMPLGWAGEDDRVLFTMPIVAGGSLATLVGDYGALPPLFVAEILRQIASALIAVHDGRLVHRDVKPANILLDATGAGRPHAYLSDFGIAVELDGPRFTETGLVTGTPGYLAPELAALGDPAPASDAYSLGSVGLHLLTGVRPQDVARGAAPNGVPSSLWDTLVALTEPDPQRRMSLPDALARLEAPELAWHDGAAGEVEVFDHFAPEHTDEAERLHQSESDADGADRRLNSRDLVVFGSFGALMIVGILLLLL; encoded by the coding sequence ATGGCTGAGCTGTTCGCCGGTCGCTATCTCCTCCTCGAGCCCATCGGCGAGGGGGGTATGGGCACCGTATGGCGGGTCGAGGACCTCAAGCGGAACCGTGTGGTCGCCGCCAAGATCCTGCGCCAGTCGCACAGCACGTCGCTGCTGAGGTTCGTGCGTGAGCAGAGCCTTCGGATCCACCACCCGCACGTCCTTATGCCCCTCGGCTGGGCGGGTGAGGACGATCGGGTGCTCTTCACGATGCCAATCGTCGCCGGCGGCTCGCTGGCCACCCTGGTGGGCGACTACGGCGCCCTCCCACCACTCTTCGTCGCCGAGATCCTGCGCCAGATCGCCTCCGCGCTGATCGCCGTCCACGACGGGCGCCTGGTCCACCGCGACGTCAAACCTGCCAACATCCTCCTCGACGCCACCGGCGCGGGACGGCCGCACGCCTATCTGTCGGACTTCGGGATCGCCGTCGAGCTCGACGGCCCCCGCTTCACCGAGACCGGTCTGGTGACGGGCACCCCCGGCTATCTCGCGCCCGAGTTGGCCGCTCTCGGGGATCCGGCCCCGGCCTCGGACGCGTACTCGTTGGGCAGCGTCGGTCTCCACCTGCTGACCGGTGTGCGGCCCCAGGACGTGGCACGGGGGGCCGCCCCCAACGGTGTGCCGAGCTCGCTGTGGGACACCCTCGTGGCGCTGACCGAGCCTGACCCCCAGCGGAGGATGTCGCTTCCCGACGCCCTCGCGCGGCTTGAGGCGCCGGAGCTCGCCTGGCACGACGGCGCTGCCGGTGAGGTGGAGGTGTTCGACCACTTCGCGCCGGAGCACACCGACGAAGCGGAGCGGCTCCACCAATCCGAATCGGACGCAGACGGGGCAGACCGTCGGCTGAACAGCCGTGATCTCGTTGTCTTCGGATCCTTCGGAGCCCTGATGATCGTCGGGATCCTTCTGCTGCTGCTCTAA
- the leuD gene encoding 3-isopropylmalate dehydratase small subunit yields the protein MEPFVRHTGIAVPLERSNVDTDQIIPAVYLKRITRTGFEDGLFAAWRNDPEFVLNREPFTQGTILIPGPDFGTGSSREHAVWALQNYGFKAVIGTRFGDIFRSNSGKAGLLVALVSEADRDLLWQAIEADPNVETTVDLESQTITRGDLQVSFDIDDYTKHRLLNGLDDISLTLQQDEAISTYEASRPSFKPKTLPAKTAG from the coding sequence ATGGAACCCTTCGTCCGTCACACCGGGATCGCCGTCCCGCTCGAGCGCTCCAACGTCGACACCGACCAGATCATCCCGGCGGTCTACCTCAAGCGGATCACCCGCACCGGGTTCGAGGACGGGCTGTTCGCGGCTTGGCGCAACGACCCGGAGTTCGTGCTCAACCGCGAGCCGTTCACGCAGGGCACCATCCTGATCCCCGGCCCCGACTTCGGCACCGGCTCGTCGCGTGAGCACGCCGTGTGGGCGCTGCAGAACTACGGCTTCAAGGCCGTCATCGGCACCCGCTTCGGCGATATCTTCCGCTCCAACTCCGGCAAGGCCGGCCTGCTGGTGGCGCTGGTCTCCGAGGCCGACCGCGACCTGCTGTGGCAGGCCATCGAGGCCGACCCGAACGTCGAGACGACGGTGGATCTCGAGTCGCAGACCATCACGCGCGGTGACCTGCAGGTGAGCTTCGACATCGACGACTACACCAAGCACCGCCTCCTCAACGGGCTCGACGACATCTCGCTCACCCTCCAGCAGGACGAGGCCATCTCGACCTATGAGGCGAGCCGTCCGTCGTTCAAGCCGAAGACGCTGCCCGCCAAGACGGCCGGCTGA
- a CDS encoding YnfA family protein, with product MTVVKSIILFVAAALTEIGGAWLIWQGVREHRGLLWVAGGVVALGLYGFVATLQPDANFGRILAAYGGVFVAGSLLWGMVMDGFRPDRYDVVGALICLVGVAVIMYSPRAL from the coding sequence ATGACCGTGGTGAAGTCGATCATCTTGTTCGTGGCCGCTGCCCTGACCGAAATCGGCGGCGCGTGGCTCATCTGGCAGGGCGTCCGCGAACACCGGGGCCTGCTCTGGGTGGCCGGCGGAGTGGTGGCGCTGGGGCTCTACGGGTTCGTCGCCACGCTCCAGCCCGACGCCAACTTTGGCCGCATCCTCGCCGCCTACGGTGGGGTCTTCGTCGCGGGCTCGCTCCTGTGGGGGATGGTGATGGACGGCTTCCGGCCGGACCGCTACGACGTCGTCGGCGCGCTGATCTGTCTGGTCGGGGTGGCGGTCATCATGTATTCGCCCCGCGCCCTGTGA
- a CDS encoding glycoside hydrolase family 6 protein: protein MAATLLALPAQASGPTDGLAGSDLYLNPYSTTLEAAQKLSGQARADAQLLGSIPSADWFTKGTPEEVRIAVDEVVTAAEARGEMPVLVAYNLPFRDCAQYSSGGALDTEAYTAWIDGFAAGIGDRPATVLLEPDGLGVIPHYTTLDGQVEWCQPTELDATTATSDRFEQLNYAVDAFEALEGTDVYLDGTSSAWLNVREISDRLVKAGVQNATGFFLNASNYQFTANQVAYGTWISSCIAYATEVAPGDFANCGDQYWNGGPATDWEGVTMSNYGEWSADNPDPALNTSGIDSRYALILGNVEPSTHFVIDTSRNGIGPWDHENKYGSTHEDWCNPPDRGAGARPTTTTGIPLVDAFLWIKVPGESDGQCYRGTEGPLDPERGMQDPPAGQWFVEQARELIEFASPELKPQECHVVWDAKGKGKAFAAKVTVTSPSPEWTLSYVWRDDQRINNVSRGTSTQDGVDVSITSRAPSVVVSAKGGATEPWLFWVDGKPCTSE, encoded by the coding sequence TTGGCAGCAACGCTTCTGGCCCTGCCCGCCCAGGCCTCCGGTCCCACCGACGGGCTCGCCGGCTCGGACCTCTACCTCAACCCCTACAGCACCACGCTCGAGGCGGCCCAGAAGCTGAGCGGTCAGGCTCGCGCCGACGCGCAACTCCTCGGAAGCATCCCGTCGGCCGACTGGTTCACGAAGGGCACTCCGGAGGAGGTGCGGATCGCCGTCGACGAGGTGGTCACCGCCGCCGAGGCGCGTGGCGAGATGCCCGTGCTCGTCGCGTACAACCTCCCGTTCCGCGACTGCGCCCAGTACTCGTCGGGAGGTGCGCTCGACACCGAGGCCTACACGGCCTGGATCGACGGGTTCGCGGCCGGGATCGGCGACCGACCTGCCACGGTGCTCCTTGAGCCCGACGGCCTTGGCGTCATCCCTCATTACACGACGCTCGACGGCCAGGTCGAGTGGTGCCAGCCTACGGAACTCGACGCGACGACGGCGACGTCTGATCGCTTCGAGCAGCTCAACTACGCCGTCGACGCGTTCGAGGCGCTGGAGGGCACCGACGTGTACCTCGACGGGACGTCGTCGGCCTGGCTCAACGTCCGCGAGATCTCCGACCGGCTCGTGAAGGCCGGGGTGCAGAACGCGACGGGGTTCTTCCTCAACGCGTCCAACTACCAGTTCACCGCCAACCAGGTGGCCTACGGCACGTGGATCTCATCGTGCATCGCCTACGCCACCGAGGTGGCCCCGGGCGACTTCGCCAACTGCGGCGACCAGTACTGGAACGGCGGACCGGCAACTGACTGGGAAGGCGTCACGATGTCCAACTACGGCGAGTGGTCGGCCGACAACCCGGACCCTGCGCTGAACACGTCGGGCATCGACTCGCGCTACGCGTTGATCCTGGGCAACGTGGAGCCGTCGACTCATTTCGTGATCGACACGAGCCGCAACGGCATCGGGCCGTGGGACCACGAGAACAAGTACGGCAGCACCCACGAGGACTGGTGCAACCCGCCGGATCGCGGCGCCGGCGCCCGTCCCACGACCACGACCGGCATCCCGCTCGTGGACGCCTTCCTGTGGATCAAGGTGCCGGGCGAGTCCGACGGCCAGTGCTACCGAGGCACCGAGGGCCCGCTGGATCCGGAACGCGGTATGCAGGACCCGCCCGCAGGGCAGTGGTTCGTCGAGCAGGCCAGGGAGCTGATCGAGTTCGCCTCCCCGGAGCTGAAGCCTCAGGAGTGCCACGTGGTGTGGGACGCCAAGGGCAAGGGCAAGGCGTTCGCCGCGAAGGTCACCGTGACCTCTCCGTCGCCTGAGTGGACGCTTTCGTACGTGTGGCGCGACGACCAACGGATCAACAACGTCAGCCGCGGCACCTCGACCCAGGACGGTGTGGATGTGAGCATCACCTCACGTGCACCGTCGGTCGTGGTCTCCGCCAAGGGCGGCGCAACGGAGCCGTGGCTGTTCTGGGTTGACGGGAAGCCCTGCACCTCCGAGTAG
- a CDS encoding serine/threonine-protein kinase, which produces MAELFAGRYLLLEPIGEGGMGTVWRVEDLKQNRVVAAKILRQSHSTSLLRFVREQSLRIHHPHVLMPLGWAGEDDRVLFTMPIVAGGSLATLVGDYGALPPLFVAEILRQIASALIAVHDGRLVHRDVKPANILLDATGAGRPYAYLTDFGIAVELDGPRFTETGLVTGTPGYLAPELAALGDPAPASDAYSLGSVGLHLLTGVRPQDVPRQGSAPIGVPDALWDTLVALTEPDPQRRLTLPDALARLAAPELAWHDDAAGEVEVFDHFVPEPAAEPGAGAQLAPEPGDAAGRRLSTRDLLVFGFFGLLMILGIVLLLL; this is translated from the coding sequence ATGGCTGAGCTGTTCGCCGGTCGCTATCTCCTCCTCGAGCCCATCGGCGAGGGGGGTATGGGCACCGTATGGCGGGTCGAGGACCTCAAGCAGAACCGTGTGGTCGCCGCCAAGATCCTGCGCCAGTCGCACAGCACGTCGCTGCTGAGGTTCGTGCGTGAGCAGAGCCTTCGGATCCACCACCCGCACGTCCTTATGCCCCTCGGCTGGGCGGGTGAGGACGATCGGGTGCTCTTCACGATGCCAATCGTCGCCGGCGGCTCGCTGGCCACCCTGGTGGGCGACTACGGCGCCCTCCCACCACTCTTCGTCGCCGAGATCCTGCGCCAGATCGCCTCCGCGCTGATCGCCGTCCACGACGGGCGCCTGGTCCACCGCGACGTCAAACCTGCCAACATCCTCCTCGACGCCACCGGCGCTGGGCGCCCGTACGCCTACCTCACCGACTTCGGGATCGCCGTCGAGCTCGACGGCCCCCGCTTCACCGAGACCGGCCTGGTGACGGGCACCCCCGGCTATCTCGCGCCCGAGTTGGCCGCTCTCGGGGATCCGGCCCCGGCCTCGGACGCGTACTCGTTGGGCAGCGTCGGTCTCCACCTGCTGACCGGGGTGCGGCCCCAGGACGTGCCCCGCCAGGGGTCCGCGCCCATCGGTGTACCGGACGCGCTGTGGGACACCCTCGTGGCGCTGACCGAGCCTGACCCTCAGCGCAGGTTGACGTTGCCCGACGCTCTCGCCCGGCTTGCCGCGCCGGAACTCGCCTGGCACGACGACGCCGCCGGGGAGGTGGAGGTGTTCGACCACTTCGTGCCCGAACCTGCGGCCGAGCCGGGGGCGGGTGCCCAGCTTGCGCCGGAACCAGGGGACGCGGCGGGCCGCCGCCTGAGCACCCGGGACCTCCTCGTCTTCGGCTTCTTCGGGCTACTGATGATCCTCGGAATCGTCCTGCTGCTTCTCTAG
- a CDS encoding VWA domain-containing protein, translating into MPRLRHLTAATPALAIAAAGALPSVADETALPEQTKVVLVLDASASMNEPDPSGVTKLEAAKTALIGALGSLPEDADVGLRVYGATVDGPGRTPAECADSQLVHPIEPLDEQGLTTAIRSFNAVGETPIAFALQEAATDLGTEGKRHIILVSDGEERCVPDPCVAVQDIIDAGIGLQIDTVGFGVGGVAREQLTCIAEAGGGTYYDAADAGTLTTTLSTLSTRTARPFTIQGTPVEGSPTPEGAPLLEVGQYVDVAASSTQGMTTKYYRVPRTQPGSTIRVSMVGRMPAAPDGMNRGRWDWRLSTPDGLECSSRWALASDTQRQGVIAAGTVMAVQLDPRAQQPDARAQACAEADELVYEVKRGNARTAVTTDVEIRVMEEAPAADAESLPDGVASVPRDNSDQLTSPASGAPVSVVGGASFNDALAIEPGTYVTDLVPGEVVLFKTRVDWGQEAIFAIDGPDPAFAPLQGLHSLDWLNVPGNVYAPDFSQMDSQELLRAGMYRMVNGRLELTSRPDINQVPQVNFRNRWDSPRMYFRNSNGFSMAGDYYFAVGLGELRDGELRGVPVPIRFSIAVTGDVQGVPEYAEADVEPSPSPAAEPTPNPEPTQETTESATATETPSEAGDDATEGSTTDAEPSGSALPLVGGALLAVGAVGAGVYAVLRRR; encoded by the coding sequence ATGCCTCGCCTCCGACACCTCACCGCCGCCACCCCCGCGCTCGCTATCGCAGCCGCGGGTGCCCTCCCCAGTGTGGCCGACGAAACCGCGTTACCCGAGCAGACCAAGGTCGTCCTGGTGCTCGACGCTTCCGCGTCGATGAACGAGCCCGACCCTTCCGGAGTGACAAAGCTGGAGGCGGCCAAGACCGCCCTCATCGGGGCCCTGGGATCGCTGCCTGAGGACGCCGACGTGGGCCTGCGCGTCTACGGGGCCACCGTCGACGGCCCCGGCCGGACCCCGGCGGAGTGCGCCGACTCCCAGCTCGTCCACCCGATCGAGCCCCTCGACGAGCAGGGCCTCACTACGGCCATCCGGTCCTTCAACGCTGTCGGCGAGACCCCCATCGCCTTCGCGCTGCAGGAGGCCGCCACGGACCTCGGAACTGAGGGGAAGCGGCACATCATCCTCGTCTCCGACGGCGAGGAGCGCTGCGTGCCCGACCCGTGCGTCGCTGTGCAGGACATCATCGACGCCGGGATCGGGCTGCAGATCGACACCGTCGGCTTCGGCGTGGGCGGCGTGGCCCGCGAGCAGTTGACGTGCATCGCTGAGGCGGGCGGAGGAACGTACTACGACGCCGCGGACGCAGGGACGTTGACCACCACCTTGAGCACGCTTTCGACGCGCACGGCCCGCCCTTTCACCATCCAGGGAACCCCCGTTGAGGGCAGCCCCACCCCAGAGGGTGCGCCGCTCCTCGAGGTGGGGCAGTACGTCGACGTCGCCGCCTCGTCCACTCAGGGCATGACGACCAAGTACTACCGGGTCCCGCGCACGCAGCCCGGCTCCACCATCCGGGTGAGCATGGTGGGCCGCATGCCCGCCGCACCCGACGGGATGAACCGAGGACGGTGGGATTGGCGGCTCTCGACGCCGGACGGCCTCGAGTGCTCGAGCCGGTGGGCACTCGCCAGTGACACGCAGCGACAGGGAGTGATCGCCGCCGGGACCGTCATGGCCGTGCAACTGGATCCCCGCGCCCAGCAGCCCGATGCCCGCGCACAAGCCTGCGCCGAGGCCGACGAACTGGTCTACGAGGTGAAGCGTGGCAACGCCAGAACCGCGGTGACCACCGACGTGGAGATCCGGGTCATGGAGGAGGCTCCCGCAGCCGATGCCGAGTCGCTTCCCGACGGCGTCGCCTCGGTGCCGCGGGACAACTCCGACCAGTTGACCTCCCCGGCCTCGGGGGCGCCGGTGAGCGTCGTCGGCGGGGCCAGCTTCAACGATGCCTTGGCGATCGAGCCGGGCACCTACGTCACCGATTTGGTGCCGGGAGAAGTGGTCCTCTTCAAGACGCGTGTCGACTGGGGGCAGGAGGCCATCTTCGCGATCGACGGGCCGGACCCGGCGTTCGCACCGTTGCAGGGCTTGCACAGCCTGGACTGGCTGAACGTTCCCGGAAACGTCTACGCCCCCGACTTCAGCCAGATGGACTCCCAGGAACTGCTGCGCGCGGGGATGTACCGCATGGTCAACGGCCGGCTCGAGCTCACGAGCCGCCCCGACATCAACCAGGTTCCCCAGGTCAACTTCCGCAACCGGTGGGATTCGCCGCGGATGTACTTCCGGAACAGCAATGGCTTCTCGATGGCCGGTGACTACTACTTCGCCGTCGGCCTTGGCGAGCTCCGCGATGGAGAGCTCCGAGGCGTTCCGGTGCCGATCAGGTTCTCGATCGCGGTCACGGGGGACGTGCAAGGGGTCCCGGAGTACGCGGAGGCCGACGTCGAGCCGAGTCCCTCCCCTGCCGCGGAGCCGACGCCCAACCCCGAGCCGACACAAGAAACGACGGAGTCAGCCACGGCGACGGAAACCCCGTCCGAGGCGGGCGACGATGCCACCGAGGGGTCCACCACTGACGCAGAGCCCTCCGGTTCCGCGCTGCCGCTCGTGGGAGGAGCGCTGCTCGCCGTCGGCGCAGTGGGGGCCGGTGTCTACGCCGTCCTGCGTCGACGCTAG
- a CDS encoding helix-turn-helix domain-containing protein: MSTPETEAANRQTQRELYGEPIADIVGRITSALGLTQGRLAEVIGLSAPMLSQLVSARRVKIGNPAVLARLQSLADLAVGPALSSEEREARLAAIHDEQPTMSTMRDAGAVHALRAAAPSEELQRLAQQTTAPELAALLRLAAGPSSHG, from the coding sequence ATGAGCACCCCCGAGACTGAGGCTGCCAACCGCCAGACGCAGCGAGAGCTCTACGGCGAGCCGATTGCCGACATCGTCGGACGCATCACGTCGGCACTGGGTCTCACTCAGGGGCGCCTCGCCGAGGTCATCGGGCTCTCCGCGCCGATGCTGTCGCAGCTGGTCAGCGCTCGACGGGTGAAGATCGGTAATCCGGCGGTGCTCGCACGCCTTCAGTCCCTGGCCGATCTGGCCGTCGGCCCAGCACTCTCCTCGGAGGAGAGGGAGGCACGGCTGGCCGCGATCCACGACGAGCAACCCACCATGTCGACGATGCGCGACGCCGGCGCAGTCCACGCCCTGCGCGCGGCCGCGCCGTCGGAGGAATTGCAACGGCTGGCGCAGCAGACGACGGCTCCAGAACTGGCGGCCCTACTGCGGCTGGCGGCTGGCCCCTCCAGCCATGGCTGA